A window of Cyclopterus lumpus isolate fCycLum1 chromosome 14, fCycLum1.pri, whole genome shotgun sequence contains these coding sequences:
- the ccni2 gene encoding cyclin-I — protein MKNPGAVGSSRLVSLLEAALVREARLWKVPVFKNGLIQGADISSSQHQEIILWLGEMNRLFQFCPETFALGVCVLNRLLSTVKAQPKYLKCIAFTSLVLAAKINEEDEVIGSVQDLVVQSGCNFSTAEILRMERIILDKLNWDLYIATPVDFIHIFHALLVSGHPHLIPSIGLGSGVGWDSATDPGVLPAGPEHQKRPAGFQAALWTRQVQHCMACHQLWQFKGSTLALAIITLELEALTPDWFSVFTDLLKKAQVDSGDFIHCKEMVDEYLQSLEFSLPSNAVYIFDSAQIPEEEERAWSPTQRHRRGQSGAQQGESDEYYDGFRCLYDEDKTPGPQGNDVEGLFDSQPTNASPCPPLHPAVN, from the exons ATGAAGAACCCAGGAGCTGTGGGGAGCAGCCGGTTGGTCAGTCTGCTGGAGGCCGCTCTGGTCCGGGAGGCTCGCCTCTGGAAGGTCCCCGTCTTCAAGAATGGACTCATCCAG GGTGCCGACATCTCTTCGTCCCAACACCAAGAAATTATCCTTTGGCTCGGAGAGATGAACCGGCTGTTCCAGTTCTGTCCCGAGACCTTTGCACTGGGAGTCTGTGTCCTCAACCGACTGCTGTCCACTGTCAAG gCCCAACCAAAATATCTGAAATGCATAGCTTTTACCTCCTTGGTCCTGGCTGCCAAAATCAACGAGGAAGATGAG GTAATAGGTTCTGTTCAGGACCTGGTTGTGCAGAGCGGATGCAACTTTTCAACAGCGGAGATTCTTCGCATGGAGAGGATCATTCTAGACAAACTGAACTGGGACTTGTACATCGCAACGCCAGTCGACTTCATTCACATA TTCCACGCCCTGCTCGTCTCCGGCCACCCTCACCTCATTCCGTCCATCGGGCTCGGCTCCGGCGTCGGCTGGGACTCGGCAACAGACCCCGGTGTGCTTCCCGCCGGGCCGGAGCATCAGAAGAGGCCTGCGGGCTTCCAGGCGGCGTTGTGGACCAGGCAGGTGCAGCACTGTATGGCCTGCCACCAGCTTTGGCAGTTCAAGGGTTCCACGTTGGCCTTGGCCATCATCACTTTGGAGCTGGAGGCGCTGACGCCCGACTGGTTCTCCGTCTTCACCGACCTGCTGAAGAAAGCACAG GTTGATAGTGGCGATTTCATCCACTGCAAAGAGATGGTGGACGAGTACCTTCAGAGCCTCGAGTTCTCCCTGCCGTCCAACGCCGTTTACATCTTCGACAGCGCCCAGAtcccggaggaggaggagcgagccTGGAGCCCCACGCAGCGCCACAGGAGGGGGCAGAGCGGCGCGCAGCAGGGGGAGTCTGATGAGTATTACGACGGTTTTAGGTGTTTGTATGACGAGGACAAGACTCCGGGGCCTCAGGGAAATGACGTTGAGGGTTTGTTCGATTCCCAGCCGACGAACGCGTCGCCCTGCCCGCCGCTGCACCCCGCTGTCAACTAG
- the sept8a gene encoding septin-8-A, which yields MAATDVDVFSNEEKRNLNLGGHVGFDSLPDQLVSKSVTQGFCFNILCVGETGIGKSTLMNTLFNTMFENEEASHYQNGVYLRPRTYDLQESNVQLKLTIVDSVGFGDQINKEDSYKPIVDYIDTEFENYLQEELKIKRSLFNYHDTRIHICLYFIAPTGHSLKSLDLVTMKKLDSKVNIIPIIAKADTISKSELHKFKIKIMSELVSNGVQIYQFPTDDEAVSEINASMNAHLPFAVVGSVEEVKVGNKTVRARQYPWGIVQVENESHCDFVKLREMLIRVNMEDLREQTHTRHYELYRRCKLEEMGFMDTDPDSQPFSLQETYEAKRKEFLGDLQHKEEEMRQMFVNKVKETEAELKEKERELHDKFEQLKRMHQEEKRKVEEKRRDLEEEMNAFNRKKVAVETLSLSQPLKKDKDRKN from the exons ATGGCTGCCACGGACGTTGACGTGTTTTCG AATGAAGAGAAGCGTAACCTAAATTTGGGCGGACATGTTGGATTTGACAGCCTCCCTGACCAACTGGTCAGTAAATCGGTCACACAGGGATTTTGTTTCAACATTCTCTGTGTAG GGGAGACTGGTATCGGCAAGTCCACGTTAATGAACACGCTCTTCAACACCATGTTTGAGAACGAAGAGGCGAGCCATTATCAGAATGGCGTTTATCTGCGGCCGCGAACATACGACCTGCAAGAAAGCAACGTCCAGCTCAAACTGACGATTGTTGACTCCGTTGGCTTCGGGGATCAGATCAACaaagaggacag TTACAAGCCCATCGTTGACTACATCGACACCGAGTTTGAAAACTATCTCCAGGAAGAGCTGAAGATCAAGCGCTCGCTGTTTAACTACCACGACACCAGGATCCACATCTGCCTTTATTTCATCGCCCCGACAGGACACTCCCTCAAGTCTCTGGACCTCGTCACTATGAAAAAACTGGACAGCAAG GTCAACATAATTCCCATTATCGCCAAAGCAGACACAATCTCAAAGAGTGAGCTCCATAAATTCAAAATAAAGATCATGAGTGAGCTGGTGAGCAATGGTGTCCAGATATATCAGTTCCCAACAGACGACGAAGCCGTCAGTGAGATCAACGCCTCCATGAAC GCCCATCTGCCCTTTGCTGTGGTCGGGAGCGTGGAAGAGGTCAAAGTGGGTAACAAAACCGTGAGGGCCAGGCAGTACCCCTGGGGTATCGTGCAAG TGGAGAACGAAAGCCACTGCGACTTTGTCAAACTCCGAGAGATGCTGATCAGGGTCAACATGGAGGACCTGAGGGAGCAGACCCACACTCGCCACTACGAGCTTTACCGGCGCTGTAAGCTGGAGGAGATGGGCTTCATGGACACGGACCCCGACAGCCAGCCGTTcag TCTTCAAGAGACATATGAGGCCAAGAGGAAAGAGTTCTTGGGGGATCTGCAgcacaaagaggaagaaatgcGACAAATGTTTGTCAACAAAGTGAAAGAGACGGAAGCGGAGCTAAAAGAAAAGGAGCGAGAG ctGCATGACAAGTTCGAGCAGCTGAAGCGGATGCaccaggaggagaagaggaaggtcGAGGAGAAGCGGAgagacctggaggaggagatgaacgCCTTCAACAGGAAGAAGGTGGCAGTCGAGACGCTCTCCTTATCTCAGCCCCTCAAGAAGGACAAGGACAGGAAAAA TTAA
- the LOC117742711 gene encoding ankyrin repeat domain-containing protein SOWAHA-like — translation MLSNSEVNLTIMVLTRESILSLLIAEGGKIKKSDLVDKFKASIDCDDPAEKERNKELFKTCVNKVASVKEIHGVRYVVVRKIYHHLLDGAQTAESREEEPDRKEETGEQRSEETRGSGDAAGQRSAVSEPDREQAGESGENATDLLTPIELALQKCKYKSGKVKRMMSFEIQRQEEAHGDNGARRVALNQPTVAKSKPYGLPLRGPPSATLVEFRKLKVDPDEPPGSPKLDSFGSKRRPSSVETSAAGSPQLRRPAKSNKEPEEPNETRVSSLFPLEQSEHEWLVKCAAGLWSQVYGLLLRDNQLAEKRDFMSGFTALHWAAKCGNSEMLVKIIDLSRQGGVGVDINAKTHGGYTPLHIAALHDQEFIMAMLVREFRADPSIRDNCGKRAYHYLHKGISAVVREMLAKPKDQEPQDRAQHDKEELDLFPDLPKGLHSIGRLFQPHVMGHKKKHKQRPMIYSMTDEPSEDLENSSFRQRAMSDAFM, via the coding sequence ATGTTATCAAACTCTGAAGTCAATCTTACAATAATGGTTTTGACGCGAGAATCCATCCTGTCCCTGCTGATCGCGGAGGGgggcaaaataaagaaatccgACTTGGTGGACAAATTCAAAGCGTCGATCGACTGCGACGATCCCGCGGAGAAAGAACGGAACAAGGAGCTTTTTAAGACTTGTGTCAACAAAGTCGCCTCCGTGAAAGAAATCCACGGTGTCCGCTACGTGGTCGTCAGGAAAATATATCACCATTTGCTGGACGGCGCCCAGACTGCGGAGAGCCGAGAGGAAGAGCcggacaggaaggaggagacaggtgagcagcGGAGTGAGGAGACCCGAGGCTCCGGTGATGCAGCCGGGCAGAGATCAGCTGTTTCTGAGCCTGACCGAGAGCAGGCAGGTGAAAGTGGAGAAAACGCCACGGATTTACTCACTCCTATCGAGCTGGCGTTGCAAAAGTGCAAATATAAGTCTGGTAAAGTGAAACGGATGATGAGTTTTGAGATCCAAAGGCAGGAGGAGGCGCACGGCGATAACGGTGCGAGGAGGGTTGCGTTAAATCAGCCCACAGTCGCAAAGAGCAAACCGTATGGCTTACCTCTGAGGGGGCCACCCAGCGCCACCCTGGTGGAGTTCCGCAAACTGAAAGTGGACCCGGATGAGCCGCCTGGAAGCCCCAAACTGGACTCCTTCGGGAGCAAGAGACGACCCTCTTCAGTGGAGACCAGCGCCGCTGGCTCGCCCCAACTGAGGAGGCCAGCGAAGAGCAACAAGGAGCCGGAGGAGCCCAACGAGACACGGGTCTCCTCCTTGTTTCCCCTGGAGCAATCGGAGCACGAGTGGCTGGTCAAGTGCGCCGCCGGCCTCTGGAGCCAAGTTTACGGCCTGCTACTGAGGGACAACCAGCTGGCAGAGAAGAGGGACTTCATGTCGGGGTTCACCGCTCTGCACTGGGCAGCCAAATGTGGAAACAGTGAAATGCTCGTGAAGATTATCGACCTATCCAGGCAAGGAGGGGTCGGCGTTGACATCAATGCCAAGACCCACGGCGGGTACACTCCTTTGCACATTGCGGCCTTGCACGACCAAGAGTTCATCATGGCCATGCTGGTGAGGGAGTTCAGGGCCGATCCGAGCATCAGGGACAACTGCGGGAAGAGGGCCTACCACTATCTGCACAAGGGCATTTCTGCGGTGGTGAGGGAGATGCTGGCCAAACCCAAAGACCAGGAGCCTCAAGACCGGGCCCAGCATGACAAAGAGGAGCTGGACCTGTTCCCGGATCTCCCCAAGGGCCTGCATTCAATAGGCCGTCTCTTCCAGCCCCACGTGATGGGCCACAAGAAGAAGCACAAGCAGAGGCCCATGATTTACTCCATGACCGATGAACCCAGCGAGGACCTAGAAAACAGTAGCTTCAGACAGAGAGCCATGTCAGATGCTTTCATGTGA